aacctacatttaaACCTGTTAGCTAGTTCAAACATGTTTACGAGTaacctggcctttctcaccagattacagTACTCATAAagatgttcaaacccacccatcaATTtgggtgcagaaaaaaaatatgaaacatcatagaaatcctcccagTACTCATCATAAGTaggaggcaaaaataataatagcacaTAACAACCTGAGCACTTATTCTTCAAAAATAGTGGCATTCAGTAAGAATACTGTACTATGCTTCTTTTGTTCTCCGCTTTCAATATTACCAGAGCTAATTGACATTCTAGGCCTGCGGGTTCAGATTCTTTCTTCAGTGGCACCATATGAGCCTTTCCTGGAGGTATAAACCTTGTTTTTTTGGCAGAATTCCCCAGCAACTGACTTGGAGCAGCTGATCGTCTCATGTTAAATTATCCTGGTctgtaaaacaagaaaacagCATTGTAACAGAATCATAACGTTGGAAGGGATTCCTAATGTGTACAGTATTCGTTCCCTACCCCATCAAAAATCTGAGATGCAGGATGCTACAACAGTATCCCTGACAGACAGCAATCCAGTCTCTGCCTAAACACCTCCAGCAAAGTACAGCTTGGCACTTTCCATGGCAGTTTAATCCATGGTCAAACATCTCTGTTAAGAAGATTGTGGTAATGTTTAGCCCATCTATACAAAGGAACTCTTTCAACCCATTCGGTAACATATACTTCTAGGTGCATCTCATGTCAAACCACAGAGATAAAATGCAGGGAATTAGGCAATATGGTCTGTGCCATTCTTCTGTCAGTTATCTCTCCATATGAGCAAGTGATGAAAGGGCTTTGGAGTCTCGGGAAGGATCCTGTGCATACTCTTTATTTCACCAGGATTTTTAACCTCCTTgtctttatttaaaatgcaataatatCTTCCTGCATGTttacttttctattatttttatctGTTTAACTATTTTAACTTTTGCTATTCTATTGCAGTTCTTATTATTAATCCTCCCCAAAATACTTGTATTTTAAGGAGAAGGTCAATATTCTAACTGACCAAACAGTTCAGTGAGTTGGATTATTGGTCAGGCATTTGATTTCCCACTACAGTacgtctcccaggagaagagccagcctgtatagcctcaaacaagttgcacagtcctagggcaaaGCCAAAAGAGACTGAGCACTTTATactaggaaaccctggcaagggctgccatcagtcagaactgacttgatggtccataatTATTATCATTGATTATGAATAATCTAGTTATGGTATCCAACCAACTTTGCAAAATACGTATATCTGTTTCTGATATTGATATCACAGCTGTTTGTCATATCCTAGAATTCCTCTCCACAACCTACAGTCTAATctcatccagattttttttcacaatcGATTACTGACATACCAAAatacagcaagcaaacaaaagccaTTTGGTGAATATATGTATGTTCAACTCCCTGACAGGCCTTGGCTGGCTATAAGAAATTCCAAGTAGTTTGGGAGTTTACATAAAGGCCTGTTAGGCCTTTTGATTCTGTCCACAGTGCCTCTTCCTCAGAAACAAAATGCAGAGTTAAGTCCAAATAAATAGGTGTGTTAGTTTGTCTCAGTACgctggaaaaattaaaaaggggaagaaaataaaaagacaaaacattgtggcacttcgATCACAAAGCACAATATGTATTCTTCCCCTCCACTCTTTTGTCTCTCTTTAATTTTGACAACTTATAGTGTTAGAAGTCACACAACTAGATATTCCTGAGCATGAGCAAAGGATCCACTGAAGAAGAAAATAGCTTTTTTCTTAGATTACATCCAAGGCACTTCTGGAAATGTACAGagtgtttttctccttctcttttaaaGACGGTTGTGAAAATACATATATGAAAAGCAGAAGCCCTCCAAGCTCAGTACAGTATAGTTAGTcgaaaaaataaaacttcccatAATGTAAACCCCAGAGGAAGCACTGTCTGCGCCCGCTCTTTTAACCATAATTACAGGCAATAAGACGATCCACACCTCTTGCTTCGACCCCCTTCAGCGTCGCCGCACGAAACCGTACTTACACTACAATTTAATCGTCCCGCCAGACAGCAACAACCTCTCCACCACTCAGGGGCTCGACAAGTAGCGCATGCGCGCTGCGCAACAACGCGTACAGTACTTCCACCCTTGGGTTCCGCGCGCCTCGATGCGCATGTGGAATAGTAGTCTATGGCCATCCATAAACGGGAGGAGAAAGTCCACTATTACGCATGCGTCCTTGTGGTTTTGCCACGCTCAACATGGCCGGATGTCCTAAATATACCCTGGGACACACCGCCGTCAAGTGTATTGCCGCAAAATCCGTTCATGTTTCTGTTGGCTGTAAATTAATCAGCTCTACGAATGTTACGGCGCTGCTTAGATTCTACGTAGAAAGGGAAACAACTACTGTACTTAGCGGTTGGAGATCGGGTTGCCTAAATGAGAGCAAACGatagagatttatttttaaaaagagtaaaggAATCTATTCTTCTAgaccctaggttcttaacctttgttactcggatgcttttgaactgcaactcccagaaaccccagccagcacagttgctggtgaagacttctgggagttgcagtccaaaactcctgagtaacccaaggttaagaaccagtgttctagaccaCTTTCATGCAGGGACATAGTGCTTCAAGAAATTTTGTATTTTAAGGTTTGCTTTAAATGATGCTTTCCCACAAAAGCATGAATCTTCCGGCATTGTTCTCCTGCCCAAACCAAGGCTGAAATTTGCAGGGAAATTTGGATGAAGGTTGTAACCCATATCCACCCACTTACCTTAAAGTAAATCTCATTGAATTTAGTGAAGCTGAAGTCTGTTGCACGTGGAGGAGAGCGACGTTAAATTGCAATCCTTCGCACACTTACTACgcaaatcccattgaattcaacagCACTTCCGAAAGAACACTTCCGAACCGTAAAATCCTCATTATTTCCATTGTTTTCTATTCCTATCCACAGCACCTGTCACTTCTTGAGCCCGGGCACCCCaccctccaaaaaaataaaaggccAAATGGTAGTGAGAAATCTGTACACTattttactagcagaaagcagcaatgacttgaaacgactgctagtgaaagtgaaaggagaaagagccaaagcaggattgcagttgaacctgaagaagacaaaaatcatgactacggaAGACCTACACAACTTTAgcgttggcaatgaagaaattgaaatagttagcgTTTTTGTATGTCTTGGTTCCctaatcaatccaaatggaggctgcaaccaagaaatgagaagactggagacttggaagggcaggcGTGAAGGAACTAAATAAGATTATCAGGTGTAAAGTGTACGACTGGAGAACCAGCCCAAGTTCATCCACACTTTCACTGCCGATcacgtatgggtgtgaaagccggacaattaattgattgattgattaattaaataccccgcctatctggtcattgcgaccactctaggcggctgacaggaaaaaaaaataatttgtttggaATGTGGTACCGGAggggagctttgtggatactctggattgccagaaagacgaacaaataggtcctagaacaaatcaagcttgaattaACCTCTGGAGGTAAAAACGTTGAAAATCCGGTTGTTTTACTTTGGGCAGataggattccctggaaaagacaataatgctgggaaaggtggaaggcagcaggaaaagaggaagacccaatatgtgatggattgactccctaaaggagccACAGGCtcgagtttacaagagctgagcagggctggggAGGACAGGGCATGTTGGAGGTCGCTCATTCGCCCCAAGTCGGAGGCGCCTTGACGGCCCATGACAACAAGTGAGAAAAACGGCCGGAACCGACGCGCTCTGAGGCTACGCTGGGCAGGGTTGGAGGAGGCCTCGCCGGGCTACGCCGGTAGGAAGAAGGCGGGGCTTTTCCTGCTCCCCGAGGCTGAGTGTGGggcggtggggggaggggaagtgcGGACGTCACTCCCGGGCGGCCGAGTTGCTGCTGCCGCTGGAGCGCTTataaaggagaaggaaggggtGAGGCGCCGGGTCGTTTTTGGGGGGTCTCTTTCCTTCGCGGGGTGGATGGTCCTAGTCGGGCGGTGGGAGGTGGGCCCGGAAAATGGGCAGGGAGGGAGATGGAAGAGCTCGCTTCTCTGATTTGTTACGAATTCGTCCTGCTGTTGACTTTGCTGCTTCAGAAAGTTTTCAGGGTTGGGGCAGCCGCGTTAAATTGTtgcagaaagaaacacacacacacacacacacacacacacacacacacacacacacacacacacacacacacacacacacacacacacacacacacacacacacacacacacacacacacacacacacacacacacacacacacacagagaatgggagaaacacagagagagagagagagaatggcagaaacacacacacacacacacacaaacagaatgggagaaacacacacacacacacacacacacacacacacagaattgcagaaacacacacacacagaatggcagaaacacacacacacacacacacacacacacacacacacacagagcaaagaGCCTTTCAGGGTGCCATGAGATTCCTTATTAAAAAGATGCactgaaaaaaaagaggacagaacaGGTTAGCGAAGGTGGATGGAGAGCAGAGACGAGTGGGAGGAAGGCGTGCGGTTAGCACCCTAAAAATTAAGATACTGGTCGGCGTGTAAACTTTTAGGAACTAGAGTCCACTTTGCCTCGTGTGTGAACCTGGCACCTTCCAGTAGGCAACCTTATTGGCCTCtttgagcccccccccaaaaaaaatacagtaattggttTGGTTAAGCATGTACATTCTAAAATTGACAGTTTTACATCTTAGGTTTGACAAAACAGTTGTCACAGGCTCCTTTTTGGGGGCTGGTGAACAACTATTGTTAGCCTTCTCTTCTAACCCCATGTACTTTTCCCCTCTGTAACAGTGGGATTCCTTAACATGAGGCCTTTTAATGTATTGAGTTACCTCTCCCATCATTCCGAACCAGCAGTGATGGGGGTTGCAGCCTAGACAGCGCTGGTTTGAGAGGAGGCTGCTAGTCGTCTAGATCATAGCATGTACCTATACACCTTACAGTTATGGATAACTTCTTGTGTGTCCGATGAAAGTCTTAAAAACTCTGCTAATGTTGTTATACATCTGTTagtcttttaagatgccacaaaacaATAAGATTTTAGAGGCTGGCAGCTTATAGGGTCGGGGAGAAGCATAAATGcacagatatatttttctttgcagaacaCTTGTGTGATGTTGTCTGTATGTTTTTCATATCCTGTCTTTCTTATTAAACCATTAGTGTAGTTACATTGTTCCTGTGGACTTCTGTCACCTGGCTGGAAGCATGGATCTAAACATGTTGATTTATTGCCTCTAGCTCTTTCCCCTTTCTCTAATTGTCACCCCGAGTTGAATTTTGGATTGCAAGTACGGATATTTAGGCAGGGCTCTGCCACTCTGTAAGGTACCATACATCCTGATAGTACTATGTAAGTGCCATATAGTGGGGTGAGAGGCACTGATAAAGCAGTTCTGCCTCAACCGGCACAGGCAGTATTTTTCatgttgtatttttgtatgtTAGGAGCTCTTGTGACAAAAGCCCCAGCTCCTTCATAATGAGAGCTTTTCCAGCATTTGTAGGAAAGTGTTTTTCCAAGCCTGTTCCATGTACCTCTCTCGATTATAGACAAAATATCCAGCTAAAACTTAATGAAAATGTAGCTTAAAAGGGTGGAAGCTGAAAATCATGTTGAGAACATGCTTAGCTTTGCCTTGTGGAAACAAATCCATAATATTAGccacaaagggttttttttttaatcctcctcCCTTCTCCATTATACAGATGCTTTGATATGTGACCTTTATCGGAGGGTTTTAGCAGCTCCAGGGAAAAATCATTAGTTCAGTGCTCTTTCAAAAAGTCATTAGGAAACAGAACATAATTATATGAATGTGCATTGTATTGATTTAGTGTATCGAGCTATAATTCAAGTTTCCAGCTGGCTTCTGTTATTCAAAAGCGTTAAATACTGTGTGTTTATGTAGGGGAAGATCAAAATTGCTGTGGTGAGCAGGTGGCAtctttctaattttgtttttagTCAGTCAAAATGAAGGAAGAGCTATATTTTACTGTCCAGTGTTCCAAAACTGGATTGTTGTTCTTTTAGTTATGTTTATTTTCTAAACCAAGGACAGACAGCAGAAAGTAGATTTAGATCTACTGTTAGAGCCTTGTGTTATTTATCGCAGTAGATCAGCGAAGATTTCAGAGTCCCAGTTGTTTAACAAGAGTAGCAACAAACTGATAATTCCTTACCCATCCTAAATTGTAACTTAGAGCAGTTTAGTGGATTTTTTTATGAAGCAGGACTGAGAATTATATTAACAACAATGGTTGAGCTCAGAGTCCTTTAATTCTAAACATGTCTTTTGAATATGGTTGGTGAAGGCCACTATCCAGCTAAAAATACAAAGTACATGCCCACGTGTTTGCGTATCTGAAGTCTTCTCATCTTTATTCtaaccaatgcatttttggagctgttgtgaaaaaaattattctttctgGGGGCTGAAGTGTGTATGCTGCAGAATAATTTCGGTTCCATCCTGTCTGCAAGGAAGACTCACCTCCAGGCTTGGaagtagtatttttttttaatttgaagaagTTTGTTTAATTAGGTGGTGTCATACCACTCAGTaggttttatttttcttgctaTTGCATTTTATTGGTATGAAATGCTGAAGTGAGATGGATGTTTCAGTAACATCAAGAATTAGTGATTACTGCTGGTAAGGGATCATTTGTATTCTTTTGAATGTTGGATTCATCTTGATTACTTCTTTGCAGTTCAAGTATTATGCAGTATAGAAAATAAGCACAACACATTTTTACAATGCAACCGTATGCATGCGTGTTCAGTGGTAATTTGTGTTACATTCAGTGCATGTACTCCCTTAAATATGGAAGTAAGATTGAAGCCTTATTATTGTTTACTAAGTCAAGTAAACATACTAAATCAGATTTCCATCAATTTATGGCTGTGGGAATTTTCCAAACAAGTATaatctttccttctgtttctagCAGCTAATCATGAGGTCTGTTGCTTATGTGGACAAAACAACACTTATGAGCAAGTTCAGAAGTATCAGCAGACTAAAGGAAACCCAAAGtttgcagaaatacaaaaaaaaaaaaaaatcttgacagCTCCACCACCAAAGGGGAAGCCCAAAAGGCAGCCCAGTTAAGAAAGAGCATCTTCCATTGCCACAAAAACGAAGCTGTTCCAGGGGATTAAATAGGAAGTTGAGAATGGGTGACTAGGAACATAGTTCTCTGTAGTGAGTTAATTTCTGTGAAATGGTACAATAAAAGTACATGTCAAGATTACACTTCAAAAGTCATTTAACAAGTAGAAATGAAGCAATTTCATTGGCCACCAAATAACACTtgctaggtaaaaggtaaaggttccccttgacatttagtccagttgtgtctgactctagggcgtggtgctcatccccatttccaagccgtagagccagcgtttgtccaaagacagtttccgtggtcatgtggccagcgcgactagacacggaacgctgttaccttcccaccgaggtggtacctatttatctacttgcattttacatgcttttgaactgctaggttgacaggagttgggacaagtgacaaggcgctcattccgtcgtgtggatttgatcttatgactgctggtcttctgaccttgcagcacagaggcttctgcggtgtaacccacagcgccaccagtcATTTCTTAAGGGCATCATTAGAGGAATTTTGACAGAAATTTTATTGGATTTTCTTATCAGTTCTAATGAGTTCTcttaagtaattaaaaataacagagcAACAAGCAATATAACAAATTCCTTTTCAAACACTATAATTACAATTACCGTACTTTTTAAACACTATACTGAATAGCGAGAATAATTTGCTCTCAAAAGCTCTCTGTGTGTGGAATGGTTGAAATCTCAAACAGTCCAGCCctcaatattttgttgcagatttCACTTGTCACTATCTTTATAATGTAAGTTGTTGTGTATATTGTGAATATTATTTTCTATAGCACTATGAATAGTAGTCTTTTGTATATATAATTGCTACTTGGATTAATACAGGGCTCCCTTACTCAGGAGACTTAACAACTGAACTTTTTCCTTTGAATTCTCAGAGAAAGAGTCAGATAATGAAGAACATTATTTTTATAGATCTATTTTAATAACACAAAATGCTGCTGTACAGGAATACAACATGAAATGTACGAATGTAGTTATTATGTGCTCCAACGCTTTCTACTTTGATCAGATGcttaatgaagaaaaagaaagtattaTATATCTTTATCCAATTAGTTTCTGCAAGGAGAAACAGGAGACCTGAAAGAAAAGATGctatcactttttttttctggaaatgtgATACAGTAGAAGGAAGTCCCAAACTAATGGCCACCTGTAGCTTTACCAAAAAGGGATCTCTCTCACACATTCACACACCATTAAGTGTATATCCCCCCAAAGTATCTaggcttccttttgtttttcagagtTTTGCACACTTGTGGTGGTGGGGCAGCCTATTTCCTTGGTTACGTGGTTATACTACGTATAACTCACAGATGTAACTATCTGTTGGTTCCTTTTTTTATTCTCTTCAGAAGATTCAGCCACAATCTACCActcagtttttttctggattcttGTATAGTTGCCCCTCCTTTCCTTTATGCATTTTTAGAAGCATGTTAAAGATAGTTGTAGTTTGGCACTCTGTCGCTCCACTGAGTCTATTCTCTTCACATCATCCACTGTATCTTTCCAACATCCCATTGTGGTAGATCATGCGCTGAGAGGGATTTTCATGGCTCACGGGCATAGATTGTCCACGTCCAGCACACAAACTGAGTGCCACATGAATGGCCTTGGTGTGGCTAACTGACCCAAGGAGGGGAAGGTAAATCCTGTGGCTGTACGTACAAGTGAATTGCTTTGAATTGCCTCCAAAGTGAGACCATTTGGTATTAAGATGCCTGTGATTCTATAATTTATACCCCTCGTTTAAAAAGAAACCGAGGATCATATTGCATTGTATTTTCCTCTTTGCTGTCAATAAACTCGTATAATGCTGACACTCCTTTACTGTTTTCACATGATTCCTCTGAGATTATTTTGTTAGATCTGAACATTATTAATAAATTAGCATGTTGAATTCTGTTACCTTCCAAATATTGACTCCACTGAGTTCAAGGCACCTTATGTGgctgtttttgctgcttttttcttaCAACAGTTGTAAGGTAGTTTTTGTTGAGAGTGTGGGAAAAGACTGTGGTCACTCGATGTGTTTAGTGGCTTGCAGAGGGCGAGACTCTGGAACTTCTCGGTCCTGTTCCTACACTGTTACGTCACATTGGATTTTTATGCCTCCATAGATCTTTAGAGGCGTAGCTGATGCCCTGAGTGTATCGCCCTGGGTTTTGGACGACCATGTGGGAAGTGGCCACTGTTTTTCAGCTACAGTGAATTCTGTGTTTGCTGCCTCTGTTTGGTTGAAGGTCTTGGAGAAAATGGGTTATGACATTGAGCGGTTTGTTGGCTACGTTAATGAAGGCCTACTGTGCTCTATCTGCCGAGATGTCCTCGAAGACCCTCTGCAGGCTCCCTGTGAACATGCTTTCTGTACTTCCTGCATACATGGATGGCTTGTTCATCACAACAGCTGCCCGGAGGATCGTCAGCCACTGGACCTGCCTATCCTGCGACCTCTGTATAGGTACGTAACAAGCTCATATCACAAAAAAGCCACTTCCCAATATCACTAGTTCTATTCCAGCATTAGTGGCCTGAGCGACTGTGAAATGCAGTGTCAGGGGAGGGGGATCTGGGCTACCTCTAAGAGCGACTACTTCTCTGTATGCCATATCCAATCATGGAATTGTTTAGGATAGATTTAGTCGGTTTCCATTTGAAGAGATCTTGTTTCTGAACCaccctatctgtctgtctgtctgtctgtctgtctgtctgtccaaaggtctactctgggtggtttacaaatttaaaaacaataaaaccaataaacatacgttatagatccaaggtggcgaaagtataagaaattaagatggtgtgtgttcatagaatcatagaattgtaaagTTGAAAAAGGTCTATAAGGTCGTCGAGTcaaaccccttgctcaatgcaggaatacaaatcaaaggaaatctgccaggtggttgtctaaatttctctggaatgcctccagtactggagcactcGCTACCttttgaggtaactggttccaccatcatactgctttaacagttaggaagtttttcctgatattcaactgaaatctggcttcctgtaacttgagccgatttttgcatgtcctgcactctgggatgactgagaacagatcctgcccctcctctgtatgacaacagCCTTTCAAGAGTTTGTAAAGTGCTATCCTACCTCCCCttagtcttttctcaaggctagttctttcagtctttcctcatacggcttggtttccagcctcctaatctgaacttgttccaggtCATCAGCACCCTCCTTGAAGTGTGATGTTTGATATCTGGTTATCAGGTCAGTCAccactgtgattttttaaaaagcgatGACTCATCAGAGTTGGACATTTGAGATAAGGGTAGGGATATTATGGCTAAGTAATTATTGAAGGATGATTTATCAGTACAAGTGTCTCACTGGACTGTTTTTGAATGGGAAAGGCAACCGTGAACAAAGTTTTGACTCCAGCCCAGCTAAGAGGGAGCATCCGGCAACAGTGTGCATGAGTTAAAGAACGAAAGCAACCACTGGAGCAGGGAACAAAGGCATTTTAAAGAAGGAGCAGGCTGAGAGAGAAACGTTGGATGTATTTCAGGCTGCTTCTAGATAGAAGTCTAAAAGAGAGCAAGAAATATTTTTGTTGATTTTCACAGGTGCTCTACCTGTATATTTGTAAAGAAACTAAACCTTATAAAAGTCTCTCATGGTCTCGTGCCAAAAGAAATTAAAGGTAGCAGCTCTGCCACTACCATTTCTTACTGCTCAGGAAAGTAGGAAACATGTAACATCACAATTTCATTCATTTCTCCTGTGTTCATTATGCCAATATCTTGTGTCTCCCTGAGTAGTGGTATTTCAATATTTCCTGATTATTGGTTCCTTTGTGGTGCAAAACAATCTTACGAAAGTAAAATCCTCTCATGGTATTGCAAGAATGAAGGAATTAACTTCTGTATCCAGATACATGAAGAATGACCTTAATCGACTGCAGCTTCACTGCAGAAACAGAGATTGTGGGTGTGAAATGGTGTGTTCACT
This sequence is a window from Pogona vitticeps strain Pit_001003342236 chromosome 4, PviZW2.1, whole genome shotgun sequence. Protein-coding genes within it:
- the LOC110074782 gene encoding uncharacterized protein LOC110074782 isoform X2 — protein: MTTSEKNGRNRRALRLRWAGLEEASPGYAGRKKAGLFLLPEAECGAVGGGEVRTSLPGGRVAAAAGALIKEKEGIFRGVADALSVSPWVLDDHVGSGHCFSATVNSVFAASVWLKVLEKMGYDIERFVGYVNEGLLCSICRDVLEDPLQAPCEHAFCTSCIHGWLVHHNSCPEDRQPLDLPILRPLYRYMKNDLNRLQLHCRNRDCGCEMVCSLESIHRHERECEYSRIPCSNSGCSVQVERRNLHSHLAVCEYRSRECPNGCGFAILSADDVQHNCVAELRTELELLRSEMIYRMEEAKHEMESRLDSQRRHMVQKESLLQNEIEELKSQMSRMMSDIQTLMATERQHRQELEQAELEKRELLELMKGLQKDCRLTRDGSKKVGNIRTLTRLESMKRKPREVTVI
- the LOC110074782 gene encoding uncharacterized protein LOC110074782 isoform X1; this translates as MTTSEKNGRNRRALRLRWAGLEEASPGYAGRKKAGLFLLPEAECGAVGGGEVRTSLPGGRVAAAAGALIKEKEGIFRGVADALSVSPWVLDDHVGSGHCFSATVNSVFAASVWLKVLEKMGYDIERFVGYVNEGLLCSICRDVLEDPLQAPCEHAFCTSCIHGWLVHHNSCPEDRQPLDLPILRPLYRYMKNDLNRLQLHCRNRDCGCEMVCSLESIHRHERECEYSRIPCSNSGCSVQVERRNLHSHLAVCEYRSRECPNGCGFAILSADDVQHNCVAELRTELELLRSEMIYRMEEAKHEMESRLDSQRRHMVQKESLLQNEIEELKSQMSRMMSDIQTLMATERQHRQELEQAELEKRELLELMKGLQKDCRLTRDGSKKVGNIRTLTRLESMKRKPREGHQVYTLHID